In a genomic window of Streptomyces sp. SJL17-4:
- a CDS encoding ABC transporter ATP-binding protein gives MVTLQVMGALAGLVPLLAVVELGRTLLAPGPIDHGHAWIVVAAGAAGLFLRLLFTAASSGVGHIVDGQVQLTFRRQLAAQLGRVPMGWFSRRGTGELAKVVGDDVSAVHPFIAHTPGELVSAFVVPLVSLIYLFTVDWRLTLITLIPVVLAVALVPLMMTPTRLREQKEFDVGMGRIASSVVEFVQGIAVVKAFGGSERAHRTFRTAVDDFADSFFRMVRGLAGIAAGMQVALSPPFVLLVVLIGGTALITTGGMDAADLLPFLLLGWGLTAPVAALGHGFDDMQAARRAVGRIRDVLEVRPLPEPTHPATPRGHRVELRDVRFGYEAGHEVLRGIDLVLEPGTVTALVGPSGSGKSTLVQLLPRFFDPTHGSVALGGVDLRELGSRELYRKVSFVFQDVRLLRASVADNIALAVPHAGLDDVMRAAELAHVHDRILELPRGYDSVIGEDAGLSGGEAQRISLARALLADAPVLVLDEATAFADPQTERAVRRALATSGGTRTTLVIAHRLETIADADTVVMLDDGSVVERGAPAELLARNGRFAAFWQAQRSAIADRTEAHGGAPRGDEPR, from the coding sequence ATGGTGACCCTGCAGGTCATGGGCGCCCTCGCGGGTCTGGTGCCGCTGCTCGCGGTCGTCGAGCTGGGGCGCACCCTGCTCGCGCCCGGCCCGATCGATCACGGTCACGCCTGGATCGTCGTGGCCGCGGGTGCGGCCGGCCTCTTCCTCCGACTGCTGTTCACGGCCGCGTCGTCAGGAGTCGGGCACATCGTCGACGGCCAGGTGCAACTGACGTTCCGCCGGCAACTGGCCGCTCAGCTGGGGCGGGTGCCGATGGGCTGGTTCTCCCGGCGCGGGACCGGCGAGCTGGCGAAGGTGGTCGGGGACGACGTCAGCGCCGTACACCCGTTCATCGCCCACACCCCGGGCGAGCTGGTCTCCGCTTTCGTGGTGCCGTTGGTCTCGCTGATCTATCTGTTCACCGTCGACTGGCGGCTCACGCTGATCACGCTGATACCGGTGGTGCTGGCGGTGGCGCTGGTCCCCCTGATGATGACCCCGACGCGGCTGCGCGAACAGAAGGAGTTCGACGTCGGCATGGGGCGGATCGCGAGTTCGGTCGTCGAGTTCGTCCAGGGCATCGCGGTGGTCAAGGCGTTCGGCGGAAGCGAGCGCGCCCACCGTACGTTCCGCACGGCCGTGGACGACTTCGCCGACAGCTTCTTCCGGATGGTGCGCGGGCTCGCCGGGATCGCCGCCGGGATGCAGGTGGCGCTCTCGCCACCGTTCGTGCTGCTCGTCGTACTGATCGGCGGTACGGCTCTCATCACCACCGGTGGCATGGACGCGGCCGACCTGCTGCCCTTCCTGCTGCTCGGATGGGGCCTGACCGCTCCTGTGGCGGCCCTGGGGCACGGCTTCGACGACATGCAGGCCGCCCGGCGCGCGGTCGGCCGGATCCGGGACGTGCTGGAGGTGCGGCCTCTGCCGGAGCCCACCCATCCGGCCACGCCCCGAGGGCACCGGGTGGAGCTGCGTGACGTCCGGTTCGGCTACGAAGCGGGTCACGAGGTACTGCGCGGGATCGACCTGGTGCTCGAGCCGGGGACGGTCACCGCGCTCGTCGGTCCGTCGGGCAGCGGGAAGTCCACACTGGTGCAGCTGTTGCCGCGGTTCTTCGACCCGACCCACGGTTCGGTCGCCCTCGGCGGCGTCGATCTGCGCGAGCTCGGCAGCCGGGAGCTCTACCGGAAGGTCTCCTTCGTCTTCCAGGACGTCCGGCTGCTGCGCGCTTCGGTCGCGGACAACATCGCGCTGGCCGTACCGCACGCCGGCCTCGACGACGTGATGCGCGCCGCCGAGCTGGCGCACGTTCACGACCGGATTCTCGAACTGCCCCGCGGATACGACTCGGTGATCGGCGAGGACGCCGGTCTTTCGGGCGGCGAGGCACAACGGATCTCCCTCGCACGCGCGCTGCTCGCCGACGCGCCGGTTCTCGTACTCGACGAGGCGACCGCCTTCGCCGACCCGCAGACCGAACGGGCGGTGCGCCGCGCACTGGCGACATCGGGCGGCACCCGCACGACCCTGGTCATCGCCCATCGCCTGGAGACGATCGCCGATGCCGACACCGTCGTGATGCTGGACGACGGATCGGTCGTCGAGCGCGGCGCGCCCGCCGAACTGCTGGCGCGGAACGGCAGGTTCGCCGCGTTCTGGCAAGCCCAGCGGTCGGCGATCGCCGACCGCACCGAAGCCCACGGTGGCGCACCGCGAGGAGACGAGCCCCGATGA
- a CDS encoding ABC transporter ATP-binding protein, which translates to MIRLLLRVLGHEYARPVRRTVALMTMTSLVEGLSYALLVPVLRALFGTAPEDAWPWLIAFGAAVAGYAVLRYVSDRSGFRAGTTLLRGTYHRLGDHLARLPIGWYDASRVGEVSVLASRGVLQAMSVIAHLLAPFISASVTPLAIVAVMLAFNWQMGLAALAAVPVVAAVQILAGRSMAAVDAERHARDHEATGRVIEYLQAQPVLRAGGRTAERFRMLDDSLREVRRASRRTALSTLPGVVGVALAVQLAFTVVAALGTYLALGGHIGAAEVLALLVLAGRCADPLLSLSDIGGQLRGARYELARLDTVLRTEPLPEPAEPVQPVRHDLEFGSVTFRHGDRTVIDDLSLSLPQGQRLAVVGPSGSGKSTLLQLLARFYDVDAGAVRVGGADVRDIDSDVLMSRFAIVFQDVYLFDGTIEENVRLGRPDADEAEVRAAAAAARLDEVIERLPGGWAANVGEGGALLSGGERQRVSIARALLKDAPVVLLDEVTSALDPVNEAAVHEGIERLMAGRTVVMVAHRMRTVRRADRVVFLADGRIVEEGDHEALLRRGGRYADFWNMSLTPAVSE; encoded by the coding sequence ATGATTCGACTGCTGTTGCGTGTACTGGGGCACGAGTACGCCCGGCCCGTGCGTCGCACCGTGGCCCTGATGACAATGACCTCCCTGGTCGAGGGCCTGTCGTACGCCCTGCTTGTGCCCGTGCTGCGCGCGCTCTTCGGGACCGCACCCGAGGACGCCTGGCCCTGGCTCATCGCGTTCGGCGCCGCGGTCGCCGGCTACGCGGTACTGCGTTACGTCAGCGACCGGTCCGGATTCCGGGCCGGGACCACGCTCCTGCGCGGCACGTACCACCGCCTCGGCGACCACCTGGCCCGGCTGCCCATCGGCTGGTACGACGCGAGCCGCGTCGGGGAGGTGTCCGTCCTGGCCAGCCGCGGCGTCCTCCAGGCGATGAGCGTGATCGCGCATCTCCTTGCACCGTTCATCTCCGCCTCCGTGACTCCCCTGGCGATCGTCGCCGTCATGCTCGCCTTCAACTGGCAGATGGGTCTGGCCGCGCTGGCCGCCGTACCGGTCGTGGCGGCGGTCCAGATCCTGGCGGGGCGCTCGATGGCCGCCGTGGACGCGGAGCGCCACGCGCGCGACCACGAGGCCACCGGGCGCGTCATCGAGTACCTCCAGGCCCAGCCGGTGCTGCGGGCCGGCGGCCGGACGGCCGAACGTTTCCGGATGCTCGACGACTCGCTGCGTGAAGTCCGGCGCGCCTCCCGCCGGACGGCGCTGTCCACGCTGCCCGGCGTGGTGGGGGTGGCGCTCGCGGTGCAGCTGGCGTTCACCGTCGTGGCGGCCCTGGGGACCTATCTCGCGCTGGGCGGGCACATCGGTGCGGCGGAGGTCCTGGCGCTCCTGGTCCTTGCCGGCCGCTGCGCGGATCCGCTGCTGTCGCTGTCGGACATCGGCGGCCAACTCCGCGGCGCGCGGTACGAGCTGGCGCGGCTCGACACGGTACTGCGCACCGAGCCGCTGCCGGAACCGGCCGAGCCGGTCCAGCCGGTGCGCCACGACCTGGAGTTCGGGTCCGTCACCTTCCGGCACGGGGACCGGACGGTGATCGACGACCTGTCCCTGTCCCTGCCGCAAGGACAGCGGCTCGCCGTCGTCGGACCGTCGGGCTCCGGCAAGAGCACCTTGCTGCAGTTGCTCGCGCGGTTCTACGACGTGGACGCGGGCGCGGTGCGCGTGGGAGGGGCGGACGTCCGCGACATCGACTCCGACGTGCTGATGTCGCGGTTCGCCATCGTCTTCCAGGACGTCTATCTCTTCGACGGCACGATCGAGGAGAACGTACGCCTGGGCCGGCCCGACGCCGACGAGGCCGAGGTACGGGCGGCGGCCGCCGCGGCACGGCTGGACGAGGTGATCGAGCGGCTGCCCGGCGGGTGGGCGGCGAACGTCGGCGAGGGCGGCGCACTGCTGTCGGGCGGTGAGCGCCAGCGTGTCTCGATCGCGCGAGCGCTGCTGAAGGACGCGCCCGTCGTGCTGCTCGACGAGGTGACCTCCGCCTTGGACCCGGTGAACGAGGCAGCCGTCCACGAGGGCATCGAGCGCCTGATGGCCGGCCGGACGGTGGTGATGGTCGCGCACCGGATGCGGACCGTCCGACGCGCCGATCGCGTCGTCTTCCTGGCCGACGGCCGGATCGTGGAGGAGGGCGACCACGAGGCACTGCTGCGGCGCGGTGGCCGTTACGCCGATTTCTGGAACATGTCCCTGACCCCGGCGGTGAGCGAATGA
- a CDS encoding cytosine permease, translated as MPVQHAPGERLALETRTIEVIPDAERHGTPRSQFTLWFGANMQITAIVDGALAVVFGADALWAIPALLIGNVLGGIVMALHSAQGPRLGVPQMISSRAQFGVHGAVLPLLLVILMYLGFAATGSVLAGQALSEMLHIDNTAIGILVFGVLTAVVAVTGYRLIHIAGRIATVVGVLGLGYLLVRVFTQYDVGAHVGNKGFETATFLLAVGLGAGWQLTFGPYVADYSRYLPRDTSTRATFWSTFAGSVIGSQWAMTLGALTAAVAGKAFLTDQVGFLGDLAGPAALAFLIYLVIVVGKLTVNCLNAYGGFMSILTTVTAFDGRSRISAVARASYIVGFTAVSILIALAASADFLNNFKNFVLLILMVFTPWSAINLVDYYLVSRERVDIPALYDPDGRYGRWNVTALTCYVVGVAVQIPFLATKLYTGAITRRLDGADISWIVGLLVTAALYWLWVRRTADPPAETVHPAATEGTEDTKDTDRVAAPVD; from the coding sequence ATGCCGGTCCAACACGCCCCCGGGGAACGACTCGCGCTGGAAACGCGCACCATCGAGGTCATCCCCGACGCCGAGCGGCACGGCACGCCGCGCAGCCAGTTCACCCTGTGGTTCGGCGCCAACATGCAGATCACCGCGATCGTCGACGGCGCGCTGGCCGTCGTCTTCGGCGCCGACGCGCTGTGGGCGATACCCGCGCTGCTGATCGGCAACGTGCTCGGTGGCATCGTGATGGCGCTGCACTCCGCACAGGGGCCGCGGCTCGGCGTGCCGCAGATGATCTCCAGCCGCGCGCAGTTCGGCGTCCACGGGGCGGTCCTGCCGCTGCTCCTGGTGATCCTCATGTACCTCGGCTTCGCCGCGACCGGCAGCGTACTGGCCGGCCAGGCGCTGTCCGAGATGCTGCACATCGACAACACGGCGATCGGAATCCTCGTCTTCGGCGTGCTGACCGCCGTGGTCGCCGTCACCGGCTACCGGCTCATCCACATCGCCGGCCGCATCGCCACCGTCGTCGGCGTCCTCGGCCTCGGCTACCTGCTGGTCCGGGTGTTCACGCAGTACGACGTCGGCGCGCACGTGGGAAACAAGGGCTTCGAGACGGCGACCTTCCTGCTCGCCGTAGGACTCGGCGCCGGATGGCAGCTGACCTTCGGTCCGTACGTCGCCGACTACTCGCGCTACCTGCCGCGCGACACCAGTACGCGCGCGACGTTCTGGTCCACCTTCGCCGGCTCCGTCATCGGCTCCCAGTGGGCCATGACGCTGGGAGCGCTCACCGCGGCGGTCGCGGGCAAGGCCTTCCTCACCGACCAGGTGGGCTTCCTCGGTGACCTGGCCGGGCCCGCGGCCCTGGCCTTCCTCATCTACCTGGTGATCGTGGTCGGCAAGCTGACCGTCAACTGCCTCAACGCGTACGGCGGCTTCATGTCGATCCTGACCACCGTCACCGCGTTCGACGGCCGCTCGCGCATCTCGGCCGTCGCCCGCGCCTCCTACATCGTCGGCTTCACCGCGGTGTCGATCCTCATCGCGCTCGCCGCCAGCGCCGACTTCCTGAACAACTTCAAGAACTTCGTGCTCCTGATCCTGATGGTGTTCACCCCGTGGAGCGCGATCAACCTGGTCGACTACTACCTGGTCTCCCGCGAGCGGGTCGACATCCCCGCCCTGTACGACCCGGACGGCCGCTACGGGCGCTGGAACGTCACCGCGCTGACCTGCTACGTCGTGGGCGTCGCCGTACAGATCCCGTTCCTGGCCACCAAGCTCTACACCGGCGCGATCACCAGGAGGCTCGACGGCGCCGACATCTCGTGGATCGTCGGTCTGCTGGTCACCGCGGCCCTGTACTGGCTGTGGGTGCGGCGCACCGCCGACCCGCCCGCCGAGACCGTCCATCCGGCGGCCACCGAGGGCACCGAAGACACCAAAGACACCGACCGGGTGGCGGCGCCCGTCGACTGA
- a CDS encoding HutD family protein, whose amino-acid sequence MHPFDVESLTAGRWRNGGGATREIVSWPAGGGEFGWRASVADIDRDGPFSAFPGVDRTLTLLAGDGVRLASPGVFDRLLSRPGEPLGFSGDLALAAELPGGACRVLNIMVRRGRWTARVDRVAGPVVPPGGHAGVFYVLRGTWRVGPEGRIAADGQGVWWGEGDDAAGRAVSPLSADAVALWADLVPVG is encoded by the coding sequence ATGCACCCCTTCGATGTCGAGAGCCTGACGGCGGGCCGGTGGCGCAACGGCGGGGGCGCCACCCGGGAGATCGTCTCGTGGCCGGCGGGCGGCGGGGAGTTCGGGTGGCGGGCGAGCGTCGCGGACATCGACCGGGACGGGCCGTTCTCGGCGTTTCCCGGGGTCGACCGGACGCTCACCCTGCTGGCGGGCGACGGTGTGCGGCTGGCCTCGCCCGGAGTGTTCGACCGGCTGTTGTCGCGTCCGGGCGAGCCGCTCGGGTTCTCCGGCGACCTCGCGCTCGCCGCCGAACTGCCGGGCGGGGCCTGCCGGGTGCTCAACATCATGGTGAGGCGTGGCCGCTGGACGGCCCGGGTGGACCGGGTCGCCGGTCCGGTCGTGCCGCCCGGCGGCCACGCCGGGGTGTTCTACGTGCTGCGCGGCACCTGGCGGGTGGGGCCCGAGGGGCGCATCGCGGCCGACGGCCAGGGCGTGTGGTGGGGCGAGGGCGACGACGCGGCGGGCCGAGCGGTCTCGCCGCTCTCAGCCGACGCCGTCGCCCTGTGGGCGGATCTCGTGCCCGTGGGGTGA
- a CDS encoding cation transporter: protein MTTGIPMSVGSSPARRDVLTRRIRLLVAATITYNVIEAGVALTAGTLASSTALIGFGLDSVIEVSSAAAVAWQFSARDHAVREAREKTTLRIIAVSFFALAAYVTVESVRAFAGTGEAGHSTVGIVLAALSLAVMPFLSAAQRRAGRELGSASAVADSQQTLLCTYLSAVLLVGLLANSLFGWSWADPIAALVIAAVALKEGRDAWQGKGCCAPTPGAPKAEDPTEDACGSGCCA, encoded by the coding sequence ATGACCACCGGCATACCCATGTCCGTGGGCTCGTCCCCGGCCCGCCGGGACGTCCTCACCCGCCGCATACGCCTCCTCGTCGCCGCGACCATCACGTACAACGTCATCGAGGCGGGCGTCGCCCTCACCGCCGGCACGCTCGCCTCCTCCACCGCCCTCATCGGCTTCGGCCTCGACTCCGTCATCGAGGTCTCCTCCGCCGCCGCGGTCGCCTGGCAGTTCTCCGCCCGCGACCACGCCGTCCGTGAGGCCCGTGAGAAGACGACCCTGCGGATCATCGCCGTCTCGTTCTTCGCCCTCGCCGCGTACGTCACCGTCGAGTCCGTACGCGCCTTCGCGGGCACGGGCGAGGCCGGGCACTCCACCGTCGGGATCGTCCTGGCCGCCCTGTCGCTGGCCGTGATGCCGTTCCTGTCCGCGGCACAGCGCCGCGCGGGCCGTGAACTCGGTTCCGCGAGCGCGGTCGCCGACTCCCAGCAGACCCTGCTCTGCACCTATCTGTCGGCGGTCCTGCTCGTCGGCCTTCTCGCGAACAGCCTCTTCGGCTGGTCCTGGGCCGATCCGATCGCCGCCCTCGTCATCGCCGCCGTCGCTCTCAAGGAAGGCCGTGACGCCTGGCAGGGCAAGGGCTGCTGCGCACCCACGCCCGGAGCGCCCAAGGCCGAAGACCCCACAGAAGACGCGTGCGGCTCCGGCTGCTGCGCCTGA
- a CDS encoding metalloregulator ArsR/SmtB family transcription factor, whose amino-acid sequence MLTTAPEVEVLARFGRALADPLRCRILLALRAGPAYPADLADALGVPRTRLSNHLACLRDCGLVVTVPDGRRIRYELADARLGHALDDLRTAVVAVETDRTCPDAETKDCC is encoded by the coding sequence GTGCTGACCACCGCCCCTGAGGTCGAGGTGCTGGCCCGTTTCGGCCGGGCGCTCGCCGATCCCCTCCGCTGCCGCATCCTGCTCGCCCTGCGAGCAGGTCCCGCCTACCCCGCCGATCTCGCCGACGCACTCGGCGTGCCCCGTACGAGGCTGTCGAACCACCTGGCATGCCTGCGCGACTGCGGCCTGGTGGTCACGGTGCCCGACGGCCGCCGCATCCGCTACGAGCTCGCCGACGCCCGCCTCGGACACGCCTTGGACGACCTGCGCACCGCGGTGGTCGCCGTCGAGACCGACCGCACCTGCCCGGACGCCGAGACCAAGGACTGCTGCTGA